A DNA window from Paraclostridium bifermentans contains the following coding sequences:
- a CDS encoding ABC transporter ATP-binding protein translates to MKKLIIKNIEKIYGKEDNKVYALNGIDLGIEPNKFTAIIGPSGSGKSTLLHCMAGLDKPTSGNVYLDDIDIYTMNDDKLSKIRREEFGFIFQSYNLIPVVNVYDNIILPVSVDGKKEDKEYINTLIKKLGISSQINKFPNELSGGQQQRVAIARALANKPSIIFADEPTGNLDSKTSKEVMDMLCMSVKEFNQTLVMITHDEKIAKMADIVVTIGDGKVKSIEKIR, encoded by the coding sequence ATGAAAAAATTAATTATAAAAAATATAGAAAAGATATATGGAAAAGAAGATAATAAAGTATATGCATTGAATGGCATAGATTTGGGAATAGAACCTAATAAATTTACAGCTATAATAGGTCCAAGCGGTTCAGGCAAAAGTACATTACTACACTGCATGGCGGGGCTTGATAAACCAACATCAGGAAATGTGTATCTTGATGATATAGATATTTATACTATGAATGATGATAAACTATCAAAGATAAGAAGAGAAGAATTTGGATTTATATTTCAAAGTTATAATCTAATACCAGTTGTAAATGTATATGACAACATAATTCTTCCTGTATCTGTGGATGGAAAAAAAGAAGATAAAGAGTATATAAATACTTTAATAAAAAAGCTAGGTATTTCAAGTCAAATTAATAAATTTCCAAATGAACTTTCAGGAGGTCAACAACAAAGAGTAGCAATAGCTAGAGCACTTGCGAACAAACCTTCTATAATATTTGCGGATGAACCTACTGGAAACTTAGATAGTAAAACTAGTAAAGAAGTTATGGACATGCTTTGCATGAGTGTAAAGGAATTTAATCAAACTTTAGTCATGATAACTCATGATGAAAAAATAGCAAAAATGGCTGATATAGTTGTAACTATAGGCGATGGAAAAGTAAAAAGTATAGAAAAAATTAGATAA
- a CDS encoding LytR/AlgR family response regulator transcription factor has product MIRIAICEDEKEQQELLEGYINEAFKSLSLQYKLDIFSSGEELLENYSKDFDIVLLDIQLGEINGMDTARKIRLLDNKVEIIFITSLIEYALEGYEVRAYRYLVKPVKYEKLKANIINCIKEVDIKNKYIIVKEQGNQIKLDVNEITYIEVQKENITIHTLTKTYKTKGTMSNLENDIDCSRFFRCHKSFLVNLDHVKSIKQYLAILETSEEVPVSRYRFKETKEKFFELIEEKLC; this is encoded by the coding sequence ATGATTAGGATAGCAATTTGTGAAGATGAAAAAGAGCAACAAGAGTTACTAGAAGGGTATATTAATGAAGCGTTTAAAAGTCTTTCATTACAATATAAATTAGATATATTTAGTTCAGGAGAAGAACTACTTGAAAATTACTCTAAAGATTTTGATATAGTTTTATTAGATATACAATTAGGTGAAATTAATGGGATGGATACAGCTAGAAAAATTAGGCTTTTAGACAATAAGGTAGAAATTATATTTATTACATCTTTGATAGAATATGCACTAGAAGGCTATGAGGTAAGAGCTTATAGATATTTAGTAAAGCCAGTAAAATATGAGAAATTAAAAGCTAATATAATAAACTGTATTAAAGAAGTAGATATAAAAAATAAATATATTATAGTAAAGGAACAGGGAAATCAAATTAAATTAGATGTAAATGAAATAACTTATATAGAAGTTCAAAAAGAAAATATAACTATACATACATTAACTAAAACTTATAAAACAAAGGGAACAATGAGCAATTTAGAGAATGATATAGATTGTAGTAGATTTTTTAGATGCCACAAGAGTTTTTTAGTTAATTTAGATCACGTAAAATCCATAAAACAATATCTTGCAATACTTGAAACTAGTGAAGAAGTACCTGTAAGTAGATATAGATTTAAGGAAACTAAAGAGAAATTTTTTGAGTTGATAGAGGAGAAATTATGTTAG
- a CDS encoding ABC transporter permease, with protein MKKQKGKTIALLSSIALAVMLIFSMNVIRDSGYDSQIQEAKDLHGDYQVWFERINIDKVKQLETDNEVKNASKVKYFCEIVNKENGVKLDLNSYDENFINSLNYKMVGREPREDGEIVIEKEAAEQMGISNPLNKNIDMLLMNNYADVNGINKVDSKNKTFKIVGLIEKPDRYYSSLSSSISGIKTQAFVYKEAKLPIKTKDTYKGTIFLKSEKNTSNFLNRMEKKLNLSLNDSYFYENAEVSAANFFKDISKNNIENIKKIILLVIVSSLVIYNIFNIILKDMTIQIGLMRSIGMSRKKIKTMFVQLSLIYIVLGTVIGILFGMIVSYIGVRLVYGHSSRLTIQGLSIAYSFIVSLLSVAISSFIVVRKSIKMSIIDSIKVSEKYKKKSKKNNNNTTRRQKNIIRSIAIRNIWRNKTRTIITILAITMVGTMFICSCALKETLKTNIEEGITGGIWGMSYGSVDKTVSGSYNGSENLFYKVDNVMIEDIKNIEGVQSVEPNFYNPDGHILLSKDKISKAYQEELNRNTDLYKDKHNNEYPLLIRGYSDDMLKIRGSFIQEGENLIDAKVGPYKKVILVNNTNSQVTHSFEAEVIDDVNVGDIIYVKLPVYKEGIKKYETFKVEVSAIMKEVYAASQDGNVDANGAQVIFREDDYRELTNQKDYNKIYVMTEKGEVDLVEKRLEKLTKNYAFSSIAGKGEDMKLVGAQQSSEDRLTVIYQCLILLILSVNSIFIMRSNIIARKKEISTLRALGMSLKDIKKTLIIESQFYGIVASTIGAIIATVYHYIGISNANKSLMEGSFERTIEFNVPWNQILILFTIFIIIGFVSVYVSKDKIEGISITEGISEND; from the coding sequence ATGAAAAAACAGAAAGGAAAAACTATAGCACTATTATCAAGTATTGCACTTGCAGTTATGCTTATTTTCTCTATGAATGTAATTAGAGATTCGGGGTATGATTCTCAAATACAAGAAGCGAAAGATTTACATGGTGATTATCAAGTATGGTTTGAAAGGATTAATATAGATAAAGTCAAACAATTAGAAACCGACAATGAAGTGAAAAATGCAAGTAAAGTTAAATATTTTTGTGAAATAGTCAATAAAGAAAATGGGGTTAAGTTAGATTTAAATTCTTATGATGAAAATTTTATAAATTCACTTAATTATAAGATGGTAGGAAGAGAACCAAGAGAAGATGGGGAAATAGTTATAGAAAAAGAAGCTGCAGAACAAATGGGAATAAGTAACCCATTAAATAAGAATATCGATATGTTGTTAATGAATAATTATGCTGATGTCAATGGAATAAACAAGGTAGATAGTAAAAACAAAACATTTAAAATTGTTGGATTAATTGAAAAACCAGATAGATATTATAGTTCTCTATCTAGCTCAATAAGTGGTATTAAGACTCAAGCTTTTGTATATAAAGAAGCTAAGTTACCTATAAAAACTAAAGATACATATAAAGGAACAATATTTCTTAAGTCTGAAAAAAATACATCTAACTTTTTAAATAGGATGGAAAAGAAATTAAATCTTAGTCTTAATGATAGCTATTTTTATGAAAATGCAGAAGTTAGTGCAGCTAATTTTTTCAAAGATATATCTAAAAATAATATAGAAAATATCAAGAAAATAATTCTTTTAGTTATTGTATCTAGTCTTGTAATATATAATATTTTTAATATTATTCTTAAAGATATGACAATTCAAATAGGACTTATGAGATCAATTGGTATGTCAAGGAAGAAAATAAAGACTATGTTTGTACAGTTAAGTCTTATTTATATAGTTTTAGGGACGGTAATAGGTATATTATTTGGGATGATTGTGTCATATATTGGAGTAAGATTAGTATATGGTCATAGTTCTAGATTAACTATACAAGGTCTAAGTATAGCCTACTCTTTTATAGTTTCATTATTATCAGTAGCTATAAGTAGTTTTATAGTAGTTAGAAAATCTATAAAGATGTCTATAATTGATTCAATAAAGGTTAGTGAAAAATATAAGAAAAAATCAAAGAAAAATAATAATAATACAACTAGAAGACAAAAGAACATAATTAGAAGTATTGCGATTAGGAATATATGGAGAAATAAAACTAGAACTATTATAACAATTCTTGCAATTACAATGGTTGGAACAATGTTTATATGTAGCTGTGCATTAAAAGAGACATTGAAAACCAACATAGAGGAAGGTATAACTGGTGGTATCTGGGGAATGTCATATGGAAGCGTAGATAAAACTGTGAGTGGTAGTTATAATGGGTCAGAAAATTTATTTTATAAAGTTGATAATGTTATGATAGAAGATATAAAAAATATAGAAGGAGTGCAAAGTGTAGAACCAAACTTTTATAATCCTGACGGACATATCTTACTTTCTAAAGATAAAATATCTAAAGCTTATCAAGAAGAATTAAACAGAAATACTGACCTGTATAAAGATAAACATAATAATGAGTATCCACTTCTTATAAGAGGTTATAGCGATGATATGTTAAAAATTAGAGGTTCATTTATTCAAGAAGGGGAAAATTTGATAGATGCTAAAGTTGGACCATATAAAAAGGTTATATTAGTAAATAACACCAATTCACAAGTTACTCATTCGTTTGAAGCAGAGGTCATTGATGATGTAAATGTTGGGGACATTATATATGTAAAACTACCTGTATATAAAGAGGGAATTAAAAAGTATGAAACTTTTAAAGTAGAGGTTAGTGCTATTATGAAAGAAGTTTATGCAGCATCTCAAGATGGAAATGTTGATGCAAATGGAGCACAAGTAATATTTAGAGAAGATGATTATAGAGAATTAACGAATCAAAAGGATTATAATAAGATTTATGTAATGACTGAAAAAGGTGAGGTAGATTTAGTTGAAAAAAGATTAGAGAAACTAACAAAAAATTATGCATTTTCTTCAATAGCGGGTAAAGGTGAAGATATGAAACTTGTTGGAGCACAACAAAGTTCAGAAGATAGGCTTACTGTAATATATCAATGTTTAATTTTACTTATACTTTCTGTCAATAGTATTTTTATTATGAGAAGTAATATTATTGCAAGAAAAAAAGAGATATCAACACTAAGGGCGTTAGGGATGAGTCTTAAGGATATTAAAAAAACTTTGATAATAGAAAGTCAATTTTATGGAATTGTTGCATCTACAATAGGTGCTATAATTGCAACTGTATATCATTATATAGGAATTTCAAATGCTAATAAAAGTCTTATGGAAGGAAGCTTTGAAAGAACTATAGAATTTAATGTGCCTTGGAACCAAATACTTATATTATTTACAATATTTATAATTATAGGATTTGTTTCAGTCTATGTATCTAAAGATAAGATAGAAGGAATATCAATAACAGAAGGAATTTCAGAAAATGATTAA
- a CDS encoding ABC transporter ATP-binding protein, with translation MDKAIFIKNLKINFEGKEVLKGIDLEIDKGSIVGYIGPNGAGKSTTVKIILGLVEGYTGVVEVFGEDISTGDEKYKKKIGYVPEMAEVYECLTAREYLTFIGQLYGLEYDTADKKAYELMDVLGIQDAYNSRIGSFSKGMKQKVVIISSLIHNPDILFLDEPLSGLDANSVMIIKEIMISLKKEGKTIFYSSHIMEVVEKISDRIVLLNNGEIVADGNFNDLKERVHEESLEQIFNQLTGFSEHKELAEKFISILKEV, from the coding sequence ATGGATAAGGCAATATTTATAAAAAATTTGAAAATAAACTTCGAAGGGAAAGAAGTTTTAAAAGGTATAGATTTAGAGATAGACAAGGGGAGTATCGTAGGATATATAGGGCCAAATGGAGCTGGGAAAAGTACAACTGTCAAAATAATTTTAGGACTAGTTGAGGGTTATACAGGTGTAGTTGAGGTTTTTGGAGAAGACATATCAACTGGAGATGAAAAATATAAAAAAAAGATAGGTTATGTACCAGAGATGGCAGAAGTGTATGAATGTTTAACTGCGAGAGAGTATTTAACATTTATAGGTCAGCTTTATGGGTTAGAATACGATACTGCAGATAAAAAAGCATACGAACTGATGGATGTCTTAGGCATACAAGATGCATATAACTCACGAATTGGATCTTTTTCAAAGGGTATGAAGCAAAAGGTAGTTATAATCTCAAGCTTAATACACAATCCAGATATACTATTTTTGGATGAACCGCTAAGTGGGTTAGATGCAAATAGTGTAATGATAATAAAAGAAATTATGATAAGCTTGAAAAAAGAAGGTAAGACAATTTTTTACTCATCACATATTATGGAAGTTGTAGAAAAAATAAGTGACAGAATAGTGTTATTAAATAATGGAGAAATAGTTGCAGATGGTAACTTTAATGACTTAAAAGAACGTGTGCATGAAGAATCTCTAGAACAAATATTTAATCAACTTACAGGCTTTAGTGAACATAAAGAACTTGCCGAAAAATTTATATCTATATTAAAAGAGGTGTAG
- a CDS encoding creatininase → MTLMANMTWYEFNERKDKDVVILPVGSVEQHGPHLPLFTDTIISEGFANLLGDKVNGIVMPSINYGYKSQPASGGGPLFPGTIDLNGTTLINLVKDIIEELIRDGVKKIALVNSHFENQAFLLEAIDLVSKNMPIDTRIIMMSWWDLISQNTIDKIFDEVEFPGWALEHAAITETSLILKFKPELVHMDRLIDEKIEEVPTYQVYPIPKDLVPKSGLLSIGRTSSAQKGDLIVKEALSGMVNIIKKEFM, encoded by the coding sequence ATGACTTTAATGGCAAATATGACTTGGTACGAATTTAATGAAAGAAAAGATAAAGATGTAGTAATACTACCAGTTGGTTCTGTTGAACAACACGGTCCACATTTACCACTTTTCACAGATACTATAATATCTGAAGGTTTTGCAAACCTTCTAGGTGATAAGGTTAATGGAATTGTTATGCCATCTATAAATTATGGGTATAAATCACAACCAGCTTCTGGTGGTGGTCCTTTATTCCCAGGAACAATAGACTTAAACGGAACAACTTTAATAAACTTAGTAAAGGATATTATAGAAGAACTTATACGCGATGGAGTTAAAAAAATAGCACTAGTTAATTCTCACTTTGAAAATCAAGCATTCTTATTAGAAGCAATAGATTTAGTAAGCAAAAACATGCCTATCGATACTAGAATTATAATGATGAGTTGGTGGGATTTAATTTCTCAAAACACTATTGATAAAATATTCGATGAAGTTGAGTTTCCTGGATGGGCACTTGAACATGCTGCTATTACAGAAACTTCATTAATACTTAAATTTAAACCAGAACTTGTTCATATGGATAGATTGATTGATGAAAAAATTGAAGAAGTCCCTACTTATCAAGTTTATCCTATTCCAAAAGATTTAGTTCCTAAGTCTGGTCTTTTATCTATAGGTAGAACAAGCAGTGCCCAAAAAGGTGATCTTATTGTTAAAGAAGCTTTAAGTGGCATGGTTAATATTATAAAAAAAGAATTTATGTAA
- a CDS encoding ATP-binding protein, with amino-acid sequence MLDFYYVLARINMVIFIVLFFMLMNKRGYAYNIKTNIRFILILILLIALIKDGMPFGVVVLQILIVIISILSLICKITYKIDMKESIINSIMYSLSYILIECSIYWILQCSLKYEAIHMIILDIAINFIIIFIGIYFFDRLQKIYNDKKYYICIILTIPVNVVIILFLNISDEKIGDLYSIVVKNNIEYTHLLDTIVISGFMQSTFPYILFIINIILISIFINSIKSEKEKAKREIVNEKLDMQYKYYLMVKESQEKMKQVYHDMNNHMENIRSLKNSSEDVNEYIDNIEDEVKNNKNIYNTGNALLDIILYEKSKECIKNNIDFNVGIDFSKCEFIDMIDISSIFSNLIDNAIEACNKIDDNNIEKYITIKGTFIKNYYVVRCENSKTNKVIIRNNKILTSKKDKFLHGIGVDSIKSSIKKYNGELKIKNSEFKFITSIHIPFE; translated from the coding sequence ATGTTAGATTTTTATTATGTTCTAGCTAGGATAAATATGGTTATATTTATAGTTTTATTTTTTATGTTGATGAATAAAAGAGGTTATGCCTATAACATCAAAACTAATATTCGCTTTATATTAATTTTAATATTATTAATAGCTTTAATTAAAGATGGTATGCCTTTTGGAGTTGTTGTATTACAGATTTTAATAGTAATAATTTCAATTTTATCATTGATATGTAAAATTACTTATAAAATTGATATGAAAGAATCTATTATTAACTCTATTATGTATAGTCTATCTTATATTTTGATAGAGTGTAGTATATATTGGATTTTACAGTGCTCACTTAAGTATGAAGCTATTCACATGATAATATTAGATATTGCAATAAACTTTATTATTATTTTTATAGGCATCTATTTTTTTGATAGACTACAAAAGATATATAATGATAAAAAGTATTATATATGTATTATTTTAACAATACCAGTTAATGTAGTTATAATTTTATTTTTAAATATATCAGATGAAAAAATAGGGGATTTATATTCAATAGTAGTAAAGAATAATATAGAATATACTCATCTTTTAGATACTATTGTAATTTCAGGTTTTATGCAAAGTACATTCCCCTATATTTTATTCATAATAAATATAATATTGATATCTATATTTATTAACTCTATAAAATCAGAAAAAGAAAAAGCAAAAAGAGAAATTGTAAACGAAAAATTAGATATGCAATATAAATATTACTTAATGGTTAAGGAATCACAAGAAAAAATGAAACAAGTATACCATGATATGAATAATCATATGGAAAACATAAGATCACTAAAAAATAGTAGTGAAGACGTAAATGAATATATTGACAATATCGAAGATGAAGTGAAAAATAATAAAAATATTTATAATACAGGAAATGCTTTATTAGATATTATATTATATGAAAAAAGTAAAGAATGTATAAAAAATAATATAGATTTTAATGTAGGTATAGATTTTAGTAAATGTGAATTCATAGATATGATTGACATAAGTAGTATATTTTCAAATTTAATCGATAATGCAATAGAAGCATGTAATAAAATTGATGATAATAATATAGAAAAATATATAACTATAAAAGGCACTTTTATAAAGAACTATTATGTTGTAAGATGTGAAAACAGCAAAACAAATAAAGTAATAATTAGAAATAATAAGATTTTAACTTCTAAAAAAGATAAATTTCTTCATGGAATAGGTGTAGATAGTATAAAATCTTCAATAAAAAAGTATAATGGAGAATTAAAAATTAAGAATAGTGAGTTTAAATTTATAACTAGTATTCATATACCATTCGAGTGA
- a CDS encoding CD3324 family protein — MKYEKAQNILPEDIIELIQEYIDGGYLYIPRKSSNKKSWGENSGSKNDLKKRNIEIFNKYKEGISIKELTKHYYLTENSIRRIIRQEKQII; from the coding sequence ATGAAATACGAAAAAGCACAAAATATATTACCTGAAGATATTATTGAATTAATTCAAGAATATATAGATGGTGGATATTTATATATACCTAGAAAGTCTAGTAACAAAAAATCTTGGGGAGAGAATAGTGGAAGTAAGAATGATTTAAAGAAAAGAAATATAGAGATTTTTAACAAGTATAAAGAAGGTATATCTATTAAAGAACTTACTAAGCACTACTACCTTACTGAAAATAGTATTAGAAGAATTATTAGACAAGAAAAACAAATTATATAA
- a CDS encoding nitroreductase family protein has product MNYKKLILDGKSVRDFKEKAIESKYFNEIESYIKKSKKLLPEVDIELKIFDNKETYEKLENIAGYNGHMIKAPSYAVILSDVKQGYIENSGYIGERLILKARDLEIDSCWVTFNNSDIIKEKLDISSNKEVTAIIALGYGIDKNIKNKSGSERLGVEKLVYMDKWGINTSIDELEERGLLDAFGYARMAPSTLNRQPWRFIIDGGNIILAVKKDDFTSNYERGIDAGIAMLYFGLIIDTTLFDLKWKVDKIDKDYNIPEDYEVIGYCSI; this is encoded by the coding sequence ATGAATTACAAAAAACTTATACTAGATGGAAAGTCAGTAAGAGATTTTAAAGAGAAAGCTATAGAATCAAAATATTTTAATGAAATAGAAAGTTACATAAAAAAGTCTAAAAAATTATTACCTGAAGTGGATATAGAGTTAAAAATATTTGACAACAAGGAAACTTATGAAAAGTTAGAGAATATAGCGGGGTACAATGGACATATGATAAAAGCTCCTAGTTACGCTGTTATACTATCAGATGTTAAACAGGGATACATTGAAAATAGCGGATATATAGGAGAAAGATTAATCTTAAAAGCTAGGGATTTAGAAATTGACTCATGTTGGGTAACTTTCAATAATAGTGATATTATAAAAGAAAAATTAGATATTTCATCAAATAAAGAGGTAACTGCGATTATAGCGTTAGGTTATGGAATTGATAAAAATATTAAAAATAAGAGTGGATCAGAAAGATTAGGAGTAGAAAAACTTGTATATATGGATAAATGGGGAATAAATACAAGTATAGATGAGCTAGAAGAAAGAGGGCTTCTTGATGCATTTGGATATGCTAGAATGGCACCATCAACTCTTAATAGACAACCATGGAGATTTATAATAGATGGTGGGAATATTATATTAGCAGTTAAAAAAGATGATTTTACTAGTAATTATGAGAGAGGGATCGATGCTGGAATAGCTATGTTATATTTCGGGTTAATAATAGATACAACTCTATTTGACTTAAAATGGAAGGTAGATAAAATAGATAAAGATTATAATATACCTGAAGACTATGAAGTTATAGGATATTGTAGTATATAA
- a CDS encoding M20 family metallopeptidase, which yields MKSILFEKGKEIHKELCEISDFIYHNPELGNEEYKAVEKLTSFLQEHNFEIETEFLGIKTAFRATYDSNKEGPTIGYLCEYDALPEIGHGCGHNMIGAMSAGAGVILSKVLNEIGGKIIVYGTPAEETNGAKVIFAEQGVFDELDVAMMVHPSDKTIESGTSMALYPLQFTYTGKTAHAASCPQDGINALNSVIQLFNGIDALRQHVTPDVRIHGIITNGGVAANIVPDKAIAQFYFRASTKEILDDILVKVKNIAQGAALMTGSKLEMTRYELPNDNLKTNKSLSEAFSKNLRKLGIKDIYESKDTGSSDIGNVSHKTPTIHPYIGISNFNVTGHSVNMADATITPFAHERLLIGALALAYTGYDVLIKKVDLKG from the coding sequence ATGAAGTCTATATTATTTGAAAAGGGAAAAGAAATACATAAAGAACTATGTGAAATTAGTGATTTTATATATCACAATCCAGAACTTGGGAATGAGGAGTATAAGGCTGTAGAAAAATTGACTTCTTTTTTACAAGAGCATAACTTTGAAATAGAAACAGAATTTTTAGGGATAAAAACTGCATTTAGAGCAACTTATGATAGTAACAAAGAAGGGCCAACTATAGGGTATTTATGTGAATATGATGCATTGCCAGAAATAGGACATGGGTGTGGACATAACATGATAGGGGCAATGTCAGCAGGTGCAGGTGTTATTCTAAGTAAAGTTTTAAATGAGATTGGTGGTAAGATTATAGTATATGGAACCCCTGCTGAAGAAACTAATGGAGCTAAGGTTATTTTTGCAGAACAGGGAGTATTTGATGAACTAGATGTTGCAATGATGGTTCATCCATCAGATAAAACTATAGAAAGTGGGACATCTATGGCGCTTTATCCATTACAATTTACTTATACAGGAAAAACTGCACATGCGGCTTCTTGTCCACAAGATGGAATAAATGCTTTAAATAGTGTTATTCAGTTATTCAATGGAATTGATGCTTTACGACAACATGTCACTCCAGATGTTAGAATACATGGAATTATAACTAATGGAGGCGTAGCTGCAAATATTGTTCCAGATAAAGCTATAGCTCAATTTTACTTTAGAGCATCTACAAAAGAAATACTAGATGATATATTAGTAAAAGTAAAAAATATTGCACAAGGAGCTGCGCTTATGACGGGTTCAAAACTAGAGATGACAAGATATGAATTACCTAATGATAATTTAAAAACTAATAAGAGTTTGTCAGAGGCTTTTAGTAAAAACTTAAGAAAACTTGGTATAAAAGATATTTATGAATCAAAAGATACAGGTTCAAGTGATATAGGAAATGTAAGTCATAAAACACCTACAATACATCCTTATATAGGAATATCTAATTTTAATGTAACAGGTCATAGTGTAAACATGGCAGATGCTACTATAACGCCTTTTGCACATGAAAGACTACTTATAGGAGCTTTAGCGCTTGCGTATACAGGTTACGATGTTTTAATAAAAAAGGTAGATTTAAAAGGTTAA
- a CDS encoding ABC-F family ATP-binding cassette domain-containing protein, with translation MSILTVENMSHGFGDRDIFKGIYFRLLKGEHVGLVGANGEGKSTFMNIITNKIIPDSGNIHWSSKINVGYLDQHTHLKEGKSIRDTLKEAFHNLFDMECKLNNIYNQMASMDMGEITKAIEKTNDLQEILIKNEFYSIDSKVESVALGLGLRDIGLDKDVSKLSGGQRTKVLLAKLLLEKPDILLLDEPTNYLDENHIEWLKKYLQSYENAFILISHDLDFLNSVVNIICHLENKSLTRYVGNYESFMKSYEANKLQLRAAYNRQQEEISKLEEYIAKNKSRASTSGMAKSRQKKLDKIDRIEIAKHKPKPKFKFMESKESAKLIFETKDLIIGYDKPLSKPINIKMERGQKIAIIGSNGIGKTTLLKSLIGINIPISGNIKIGEHQEIGYFEQEIKIENDNTALEEIWNEFYKCNRYEIRSMLARCGLTNEHIDSKISILSGGEQSKIRLCKLMNRPSNILILDEPTNHLDIDAKNELKKALKEYKGSLILVCHERDFYKDIVSDVLNCENFKIYSTIETP, from the coding sequence ATGAGCATTTTAACAGTTGAAAATATGAGCCATGGGTTTGGAGATAGAGATATATTTAAAGGTATATATTTTAGATTATTAAAAGGAGAACATGTAGGACTTGTGGGAGCAAATGGTGAAGGTAAGTCAACTTTTATGAATATAATCACCAATAAAATAATACCTGATAGTGGAAATATACATTGGAGTAGCAAAATAAATGTTGGATATTTAGACCAACACACTCATCTTAAAGAAGGAAAATCTATAAGAGATACTTTAAAGGAAGCATTTCATAATCTATTTGATATGGAATGTAAACTTAATAATATATATAATCAAATGGCTTCAATGGATATGGGAGAAATTACGAAAGCTATTGAAAAAACTAATGATCTACAAGAAATTTTAATTAAGAATGAATTTTATAGTATAGATTCAAAAGTAGAATCAGTAGCACTTGGTTTAGGCCTTAGAGATATTGGCTTAGACAAAGATGTTTCAAAATTAAGTGGAGGTCAAAGAACTAAAGTATTATTAGCAAAATTACTTTTAGAGAAACCAGATATATTACTATTAGATGAACCTACAAACTATTTAGATGAAAATCATATAGAATGGTTAAAAAAATATCTACAATCTTATGAAAATGCATTTATATTAATATCACATGATTTAGATTTTTTAAATAGTGTTGTAAATATAATATGTCATCTTGAAAATAAATCACTAACAAGATATGTGGGTAATTATGAAAGTTTTATGAAATCATATGAAGCCAATAAACTTCAATTAAGGGCCGCTTATAATAGACAGCAAGAGGAAATTTCTAAGCTTGAAGAATATATTGCAAAAAATAAATCAAGGGCATCAACAAGTGGCATGGCAAAGTCTAGACAAAAAAAACTAGATAAAATTGATAGAATAGAAATAGCAAAACATAAGCCAAAGCCAAAATTTAAATTTATGGAATCTAAGGAATCAGCAAAGCTTATATTTGAGACAAAAGATTTAATTATAGGGTACGATAAGCCGTTAAGTAAGCCTATAAATATAAAAATGGAAAGAGGCCAAAAGATAGCCATAATTGGTTCAAATGGAATAGGAAAGACAACCTTATTAAAAAGTCTAATTGGAATTAATATACCTATAAGTGGAAATATAAAAATTGGAGAACATCAAGAAATAGGATATTTTGAACAAGAAATAAAAATAGAAAATGACAATACTGCTTTGGAAGAAATATGGAATGAATTTTATAAGTGTAATAGATATGAAATTAGAAGTATGCTAGCCAGATGTGGGCTAACTAACGAGCATATAGATAGTAAAATAAGTATACTAAGCGGAGGAGAGCAATCAAAGATTAGACTGTGTAAACTTATGAATAGACCAAGTAATATATTAATTTTAGATGAACCAACAAATCACTTAGATATAGATGCAAAAAATGAACTTAAAAAAGCATTAAAAGAGTATAAAGGCAGTTTGATTTTAGTATGTCATGAGCGTGATTTTTATAAAGATATTGTAAGTGATGTACTAAATTGTGAAAACTTTAAAATATACTCTACAATTGAGACTCCATAA